attaatacaaaaaaaaaaaaaaaacctacTTGCTTGGGTAGATTCAGAAGTGGCTAAATAAAAGGTAAAGTCcaattaaacaagaaagaaaagaaatcgTCAACTTGATAAACAAGTGATCATGTTAAAGTAATCAATGAGACTTTTTcataattattttcaacatcataaaaaatgttgaaacTCTATAACTAATctttaaaagaaaacacCGTGTAAAAGCCTATtttgagaaaaaaattttttagaaaaaaataattaatattgcTCTTGTAGAATCAAGAACTCCCAGATCAGTGAAAACCACATTGGTTTGGGAATTGTCTATCAGTGACTGGTTGTGGGAAAAGACCATTGTAAGTCAAAGTTTGGAAACTCCATTCAGGAGCACTTTCAGTTTTCCAACTCCAGAAGACCCAGCCTCCAGTGTATTCAAAAGCATCCAATTGAGCTTCAATGTATCTTCTCGTGTCAGTTTTGTGTTCATCGGACCATTGGGAAATATCCAAGAAGGGTTGACAAGATCCAATGTATGGAGCATTATCGTAAGCACCTTCATAACGAGCTCCTCTGTTAACACCATTCAACCATTTAGCACAATCTGTCAAAGCAGCAGACCATTCTCCGGCAACGTTCCAATGGGATTCCTTCTTAGCATCCCAACCCCAATTACAAGCGACTGAAATGTGGTCGTTAATGTTACGAGATAATTCACCACCAGAGAACacttgataatgatgatggtcaacaacaacattccATTGACCTTCTGCAACAGTCAAAAATTGATCCCAATAGCCAAACACTTGGAAAGCATCGTGAATAATAACTGGGGTAACTGATCCAGTTTGTCTAAGAGAATTGTAGCCATccaagaaaaattgtttcaagTTATCCATGTTCAAGACTGGTCCCAATGGCTCGTTGAGCAATTCAATACCGATAACAACGTCTGAGTAGTTATTGCCACCATactttttgaaaatagtATTCAATACATTCAAAGTAACTTTGGTGTTGTCACCGTTTTGGAAATTGTAACTATCTCTCAATCCGGAGTTGTCAAACCCATTTTGAGAGCCTGGTGCACCGTGCAAATCAATCCAAACTTTGATATTGTGATTTCTGGCCCAACCCAAGGCCTTCTCCAAATACTCAACTTGACCTTGAACATATGGATCATTATCCAACAATTGGAAGGCCCAATAACCAATAGGAATACGAACAAAGTTCAATCCCAAATCActaatttgtttaaagtCTTGTTCCGTGATCCAAGTACTCCAATGTTGCTGCAAAATGGACTGAGCAGCATCTTTGCCCAAAGTTTGTGTCCAGTGATATTCATCAACTGGAACACCAGATTGATCATTCCCGTTTTGGAATGGTTCAAAAAGCGATGGTGTCATATATGGTTCAAGGACAAACCAACCACCCAAATTGACACCTCTGATAACATCCTTGTCATAATCCCAAGCAACGTTATGACCACCTCCTCTCTTGAATTTCAAGTTTCCATTTGGTTTGAATGGATTAGAAATAACCAGGGCTTTGACAAATTCAAGcaacaatataaatacCGATGATGTTAATATGAATGATAACTGCATAACTGATTATATGTTAATCTTTGGTAtgtttgattcaattgaaatgaaatgaaacgaaaaaaaaaaaaaggaaagaaagaaaatctaattgaaatgaaatgcTACTTGTTGAATTTGAGCTTTATTAAATAGGACTTGCAAATTCGACCgcaaaatagaaaaatcGTTATGTTTCAATATTGTGGTGggtaaaaaagaaagaaagaatagGTTAATTACTCAAGATCTGGGGCAATAtattaattcttttctttttcttttattattcaatataAATTGCAAGCGACTTGgtctttcttttattgttataCCTGCAAATAGTTGTCGTTTGATGTTATTAAATGTAGCTTCCAGTGTGGTTTTACTAAACTTGTTAGTGTACAAATAtgtggaaaaaaaaaaggaaacaaATCTGAAGTTAATGAGTAAATGTGTCAGAAATTCAGAAAAAATGAAGCTTTTGGtgtatttttatataaaaacagaaacagaaacagaaTCAACAAGGTTTTGAAAGAGAAATAACAATACTTTAAATGTTAGAATTCAACAGGGGTGGACGTTCGGTACTTTTATATTAGCAATTTGTAGAGAGCTAAAACTTACTTGAGAATTCCGAAGTGTGTACAAAGTGTtttaaaaatcaatttgcGATTGTGTTTGTTAAACAATACATTGTTCCGCATACCTTATAATGCAATTAAGACACaaaatccaataaaatttaattattcttcttgttttctttttttttgtgattcgttatttttttttggctaTTACCTTGTGGGACACACTTGTGTGttgcaatttttttatttttccttgccctcttttttttttttctttgcttttttttctgtcttattttaaataatcataTGTGAATGGGTGTATTTTGtgaatgaagaaatttgttgaaaagaGCTGGCtcaattttgtttttcctttctGTTTTATCTTTTGTATGCATCGCAAAAAAGTTTTGCCGCgaagtttctttttttgtcacatttttttttttcttgcttgcaaaaaaaaacaattactCCTTCAAACAACAATCGGTTTgtctttcttcttccttccTTTCCTCGTTCATTTCTCTTTTATGCGAGATGTTgagataaatcaaattattccGTGTTTTTCATTCACTTATTTGTCGTGACATTGTTAGTATATCTCAAGTACTACACCACGCTCTCGTTCACATTGATATACAGAAGCACACATGAACACACATCTACATGCAAAGGTTGTGACAACAAAAAGTATCATCAATCGTTAAATTCAAGATACGTCCAtggtttttgtttattggtcatttgtttgtttgtaaggtatatttttattagcTGTGTCATGATAGAATGACATCATGTCTTGTGTTTTCGCTTACAAAGTCTATTCCGAATCTTCAGATTTCTCATTACCAGAATAATGCCATTAACTTAGAAATTGCTTTTGGTGATACAAAGAAATgtgatttaatttatctaaAAACCCCTCAGTTTAATTCTCTGCTGTCATCTACTGGTTTGCCTCCACTTACAAGCGGGGAGTGTTACGTATTGCTTAATACCTGACTGTCTCGATATCTCAATTGATGACATAAATTGCTTTGAAAAGGAGGGAGTGAATAAGGAAGATGAAAGGACAATCGCAAGGCCAAGcaagaaaaataatcaaattaaacTCTCTTAGAATAGGGGCATTTTATAGAAAATTGTGTATTAGTGCCAACAAGGAATCCTCCTAATTAGAAAGCCACAAAGTAAGTCTGCTAAAtagaataaaataaaatagaacACCCTTAAACTgctgtggtggtggtggtggtggtggttgtgtGTCACAGGGataaaatttgaaataaaagcttaataaagaaattttggTCTGAAACGCGAAGTTTCTAACTCAAACTTAGCTTTGACCTTCCAAAAATTATTCCGCTTATAATCAACCATTTTACtattattggaattggaTCTTACAATTACTAGATCAAAACGTTAAGATCATTCATATCTACATCAACAACCTTCATCGTGGTTTGCATAAATGCCAAAACAAAGAGTTTTTCAACcgtttgaaaataaattgggATAATTAGCCCATTCTCTTTTCACGTGGCCGAAatccaaagaaaaaaaaaaaaaaagaatttaagGGGGGAAGGAGGCTTGAATGTGTACCACAGAACGAGCAGGCAAATAACAATATACTTGGCTTAGCTGAAATGAAAATCGGAAAGGAAATTTCAAGTGAAACGACACCACTAACCAGGGAAATTGACCAGTTTACTTTTGTTCAGCAATTTCTTAGCAAGCTTCTAAAACAGAAACAAGATTAGCCAATAGCAATGAAAACACTCTACCGCAAGCCAATTTAGTCATAATTTCACCTcgggttttttttttttttttgcagatagagaatgaaatgaattgaaattcgGAGATTTTCTTGTAGTCGTGTACAATAGGATCAGGCGGGAACATGCCATTGCGATTCAGCATATGTGTTTCGTTTCATACAGCTGATATTGTGTCATGAGAAGAAATCGGCAACGAAAAAGTCCTTAGTTTCTCGCAAAGCAAAAGGTCACTGAATGCTTTTTCTTTACAAACATTGGCTTTTTCCAATGGTGAACCATGTGGAGAAATAGAGAAgggtaaaaaaaagactaaTTGTACAATCAGTTGTCACACAATCCCAAACGGGTTAAATTCAGTTACCGCCGTGATTTGGCAACAAAGCCCAGCGGGAATATCTGAATTTTATAGTTTTTGCAAATATTGCACGACTGGGTGCCAATTGGCGTTCGAAAGCACAAAACTAGGCTCAAATAGATACTGTTTCTTAGAGATTATTTGCGGCAATTCATGAGTGAGGTCccaaatttgaaacaaagGTTTCCAATTGTGCGTCTTGGTAATTTCTGTTTTGGTTAAGCAAATACTAGAATATATGTAATTACGCAACAATTTGcaagaaaaacaaatcaaaaccaaGCGTGAAATTCAGTTGTTGTGATGTAATGCAAGAAGAACACA
This is a stretch of genomic DNA from Candida dubliniensis CD36 chromosome 1, complete sequence. It encodes these proteins:
- a CDS encoding exo-1,3-beta-glucanase I/II, putative (Similar to S. cerevisiae EXG1;~Similar to C. albicans XOG1) encodes the protein MQLSFILTSSVFILLLEFVKASVISNPFKPNGNLKFKRGGGHNVAWDYDKDVIRGVNLGGWFVLEPYMTPSLFEPFQNGNDQSGVPVDEYHWTQTLGKDAAQSILQQHWSTWITEQDFKQISDLGLNFVRIPIGYWAFQLLDNDPYVQGQVEYLEKALGWARNHNIKVWIDLHGAPGSQNGFDNSGLRDSYNFQNGDNTKVTLNVLNTIFKKYGGNNYSDVVIGIELLNEPLGPVLNMDNLKQFFLDGYNSLRQTGSVTPVIIHDAFQVFGYWDQFLTVAEGQWNVVVDHHHYQVFSGGELSRNINDHISVACNWGWDAKKESHWNVAGEWSAALTDCAKWLNGVNRGARYEGAYDNAPYIGSCQPFLDISQWSDEHKTDTRRYIEAQLDAFEYTGGWVFWSWKTESAPEWSFQTLTYNGLFPQPVTDRQFPNQCGFH